Genomic segment of Kibdelosporangium phytohabitans:
TGGCCGCCATCGCGGGTGGCGCGTCCGGTGTGCTGGTGTTCAGCATCTTCGGCGCCGGTCTGACCGCGACGCCGTCGCCCGGCAGCATCTTCGCGATCCTCGCGGTCACGCCGAAGGGCGGGTATTTCGGGGTCGTCGCGGGTGTGCTCGTCTCCGCCGCGGTGTCCTTCGTCATCGCGGCCTTGCTGCTGAAGTTCGGCAGGGGCAACAAGGAAGCCGAGCGCAAGCAGGAAGTCGGCAACGGCGGGACAGTCACAGCCGGAAAGCCTGAAAGGAAAGCCTGACATGAGCAGCATCGACGGATCGGCGATCAAGAAGGTCGTGATCGCGTGCGACGCCGGGATGGGCAGCAGCGTGATGGTGGCGTCCCAGTTGGCCAAGCGGCTCAAGCCGTACTCCGTCTCGGTGTCGCACACACCGGTCAACGACATCCCCGAGGACGCGGACGTCGTCCTGTGCCAGGCCACTCTGCTGGCCAGGGCGCGCAAGAGCACCGGGGACACGGTCGTCCTCGGCTTCCAGAGCTTCCTCGGCGACCCGGTGTTCGACCGGGTCGAGGCCGCGATCAGGGACGGTGGGTCGCTTGACGACTGAGCGGACCTCGTTGCTCACCGCCGAGGGCGTCCACCTCCGCAGGCAGGCGGCAGGCCGCGACGACGCGATCGACCAGTGCGGTCGCGCCCTGCTCGACCTCGGCGCCGTCGAGGACGGCTACCTGGCGGCGATGCACGAGCGTGAGGCGTCCCTGTCGACCTTCATCGGCGAGGGCGTGGCGATCCCGCACGGCACCGACCAGTCACGGCAGTTCGTGAAACGCACGACGCTCGTGGTGCTGCAGTTCCCCGACGGCGTGGACTGGGGCTCCGGCAACACGGTCAAGGTATGTGTCGGCATCGCGGCCAACGGCTCCGAACAGGTCGGGATCCTGTCGGCGTTGGCCCACGTGCTGATGGACAGCGACAAGGCCGAACGGTTGCGGACCGCGTCCGACACCCGGACGGTGCTTGATCTGCTGCAGTCGATCGACGAGGAGAACAACCAGTGAAGGTCGCGCGCTTCTACGCGCCCGGGGACATCCGCATCGAGCAGGCACCGGAGCCCTCAGCGGGCGCGGGTGAGCTCAAACTCAAGGTGCACAACTGTTCCACGTGCGGGACGGATCTGAAGATCTTCCGGCACGGGCACCACCACATCGACCCGCCGAGGGTGATCGGCCACGAGATCGCCGGTGAGGTCGTCGAGGCCGGCTCCGGTGTGGACGGCTGGCAGCCGGGCGACCGGGTGCAGGTCATCGCCGCGATCCCGTGCGGGGAATGCCCGGACTGCCTGCGCGGCTGGCTGACGATCTGCCCGAACCAGCGTTCGATGGGCTACCACTACGACGGCGGTTTCGCCGAGTACATGATCGTCCCCCAAGCGGTGCTCAAGGTGGACGGCGTGAACCGGATTCCCGACTCGCTGTCGTACGCGGAAGCCTCGGTCGCGGAACCGTTCGCGTGTGTCCTCAACGGACAGGAACTGGCCGGTGCCGGCGAGGGCGATACGGTCGTGGTCGTCGGCGCAGGCCCGATCGGCTGCCTGCACGTCCGGCTCGCCCGTGCTCGCGGCGCCGAGGCTGTGTACCTGGTCGAGCTGTCGCGCTCCCGGCTGGAGATGGCCGCGGCGCTGGTCAAGCCGGACGCGGCGATCTGGTCGTCGGACGTCGACCCGGTGGAGGAAGTGCTGCGGCTGACCGACGGGCGCGGTGTCGACGTGGTGATCACGGCCGCCGCGGCGGGCAAGGCGCAGGAGGACGGCCTCAAGATGGCCGCGCGGCGCGGCCGGATCAGTTTCTTCGGCGGCCTGCCGAAGGACAACCCGATCATCGCGTGCGACTCCAACCTGGTGCACTACCGCGAGTTGACCATCGTCGGCGCCAACGGCTCCAGCCCGGACCACAACAAGCGGGCGCTGGAGCTGATCGCGTCCGGTGCCGTGCCGGTCGACGACCTGATCACGCACCGGATGCCGCTGGACGGCGTGCTCGACGCGATCAACACGGTCAGCACCGGCGAGGCGATCAAGGTAACGATCGAGCCGTAGCGGAATCACCCGGCCGCCGCCGGGGTTGTCCTGGACATGAACGCTCGTGGACGAGTCAAGCTCGAACCGGGTACCCGCCGTGTCCGGGTCTATCTCGGCGGTGCGCTGGTCGCGGACACACTCGCGCCGGTGTACGTGTGGGAAGTTCCCTACTACCCCACCTACTACATCCCGCGTGCCGACGTGCGGGCCGAACTGGCCGAGTCCGGCGGCACCGACCACTCCCCCAGCCGCGGCGACGCGACCCTGTACACGGTCAAGGCCGGCGGCCGGGAAGCGGTGGACGCGGCGAAGGTCTACGCCGACTCGCCGATCGAGGAGCTGCGTGACCTGGTCCGCCTCGATTTCCAGGCCATGGACGCGTGGTTCGAGGAGGACGAGGAGATCTACATCCACCCGCGTGATCCGTACACGCGCGTGGACGTCCTGCCGAGCTCCCGCAACGTCAGGGTCGAGATCGACGGAGTGACCGTCGCGGAGTCGGCCAACGCGCGGCTGCTGTTCGAGACCGGCCTGCCGACCCGCTACTACCTGCCGAAGACGGCCGTCCGCCTGGACCTGCTCGAACCCAGCGACACGCGCACCGCGTGCCCGTACAAGGGTGAGGCGTCGTACTACTCGGTGCGTGTCGGTGACACAGTGCACGAGGATGTCGTCTGGTACTACGACACTCCGCTGCCGGAGAGCGAGCGGATCGCCGGGACCATGGCGTTCTACAACGAGAAGGTCGACATCTTCGTCGACGGCGTCGAGCAGCCGCGGCCCAGCACCAAGTTCGCCTGAGTGCCGGGCCTTCGGGCTCAGCCGACCTTGTCGGGGTGCGGGCCGGTGCGGTGCCCCTTGTCCAGGGTGGCCAGCTCGGTGACGTCGGACTCGGACAGCTCGAAGTCGGTGATGTCGAAGTTCTCGGCGATGCGCCGCGGCGTGACCGACTTCGGGATGACGACGTTGCCGAGCTGGAGGTGCCACCGCAGCACGACCTGGGCGGGCGTGCGGCCGGCCCGCTTGGCGATGGCCACGATCGTCGGGTGGGCCAGCAGGTCGCCGCCGCTGGCCAGCGGGCTCCACGCCTCGGTGGCGATGCCCAGCTTGGTGTGCACCTCGCGCAGCTCGTTCTGCTGCAGGAACGGGTGCAGCTCGATCTGGTTCACCGCGGGCACGCGGCCGGTCTCGTTGATGATCCGCTCGAGGTGGGCGGGCTGGAAGTTGGACACGCCGATCGCGGTGACGCGGCCCTCGTCGGCCAGCCTGATCAGCGCCTTCCACGTCTCGACGTAGCGGTTCTGCGCGGGCAGCGGCCAGTGGATCAGGTAGAGGTCGAGGTAGTCGAGGCCCAGCCGGGCCATGCTCGAGTCGAAGGCGCGCAGCGTCTCGTCGTAGCCCTGGTCGGAGTTGTCCAGCTTGGTTGTGACGAACAGCTGTTCACGCGGGAAGTTCGCGACCGCCTTGCCGACACCCTGCTCGTTGCCGTACGCGGCGGCGGTGTCGATGCTGCGGTAACCGGTCTCGATTGCCGTGGTCACCACGGCGGAGGCGTCCCGGTCCGGGACCTGCCACACGCCGAAGCCGAGTTGCGGCATGGTGACACCGTTGTTGAGCTTGATGTCGGGCACAGTGATCCTCTCAGCGTGACTGTCGGCGTAAGCAATAATTGCATACGCCTCATATCCTACCCGATCGGCACGGACCGTGCGCATGGCCGCAACCGTGGCCGAGATGTCCGAAAAGGCCCGGAAATCGCGGATACGGTCGTGGACATGCAGATCGCATTCGTTGTTTACCCAGGAATGACGGCTCTAGACGCCATCGGCCCCTACGAACTCCTGCGGTCCATGCCGGACGCCGAGGTCCGGTTCGTGGCCGCCGAGCCAGGCCCGATCGTCACGGACAGTGGCGTCCTCATCCTCCACGCGAGCCACTCGTTCGACGAGACGCCCACACCCGACATCGTGCTCGTCCCCGGCGGCTCGACCGGGACAGTCGGCGCGATGAACGACCAGAAGCTGCTCGACTGGCTGCGCGCGGCGCACCCGGCGACGACGTGCACGACGTCCGTCTGCTCAGGAGCGCTGATCCTGGCAGCGGCGGGCCTGCTCAAGGACGTTCCCGCCACGACACACTGGGTCTGCCAGGACGTCCTCGGCTCGATGGGCGCGATTCCCCAGCGGGACAAGCGGATCGTGGTGTCCGGCAAGATCGCCACCGCGGCGGGCGTCTCGGCGGGGATCGACCTCGCGCTCTGGCTGATCGGCGAGATCCACGGCCGTGAACAGGCCGAACTGTCGCAACTGGTGATCGAGTACGACCCGCGGCCGCCATACGACGCGGGCCACCCGAGCAAGGTCACCCCGGAGTTCCTGGCGTCGGCGAAGACGCGGATGCTCGCGCAGGCCCAAGCCGCCGGGTGACACCGGAGGCAACCGTGTTCCGGCGGCTCAGCGCTTGCGTTTGAACTCGATCGGTCCGGTGGGCGGCACGTCTCCCCTGCTCTTGCCGTTCACCGTGACCTTGTCGCCGACTTCGGCCGGGACGAGGAACTTGCCGTCCTCGTCGGTTTCCGTCGCGCCGTGCGGTGTGGACACGATCGTGCCTTCTTCGGCCGCCGCGACCTGGCCTGCGACGAACATGCGCTCCTCGGACACCGAGTCCCCGTTGGACGTGATGATCGAGAACCGGTGCACGGGCGGGCCCGCCGGGACCAGCAACGCACTGTCCACTGTGGCGGTCACGGTCACGTCGAGACCCGGTTTGAGCTGGCCGCCCAACGCCGACCAGAAGTCGGAGTTGTCCCGTTCACCGCCCGAAGCGATCGTGATGCTCGGCACCGGAGTGACCCCGTTGTACGGCGCTTGCAGATACTGCGCCTCGATCTCGGTGTGCATCAGCAGCGCGCTCAGCGTCGCGCCCAGCAACGAGTGTTCGTCACGCATTTCCGATGTCCACGCGGTCACCAGGTATCTGCAGTCCACCCTCGGCAGCGGGGCCCGGCGGTGTGGGCGGCCGTTCTCGTCGTGCACTGTCTCCAGGCCGTATTCGCGCTCGGTGACGTTGCGGCGGACGTCCCACAGGTAGAGGTTGATCGTCGGCCGGGAGACCCGGGCCGACCAGTCCTTGTCGGGGGCGTCGAAGGAGATGTCCACCTCCCGTTTGGGCAACGGGACGACCGCTCGCAGGAACTCCTCAAGGGACTCGTCAAGCAGGTTCAGCATGGCCGTCCCCATTCACCAGTTTGAAGTAGCGGTCGAACTCCGTCTCGGTGCGCAGCCGCCCCATTTTCTGGAACTCGCGCTTCAGTGCCAGCGCCACGCGTTCCATCGTCACCGGGGCGTCCTCGTCCGCCGCGAGGAATCCGGCGCCGAGTGCCGCGTTGCGGATGATGCCGCCGGTGATCCGGAACTGCTTGGCCAGGAACGCGTAGTCCAGTTCGCCGACGGGCGCGCCCGGCGGGAAGGCCTGCCGCCAGATCTGTTCGCGTTGCGGCTCGTCCGGTGTTTCGAAGTCGATGGACACCGAGATCCTGCGCAGGAAGGCGTCGTCGATGTTGCGCTGCAGGTTCGTGGCCATCACCACGAGGCCGTCGTAGGACTCCAGGCGTTGCAGCAGGTACGCGACCTCGATGTTGGCGTACCTGTCGTGCGCGTCGCTGACCTCGGAACGCTTGCCGAACAACGAGTCCGCCTCGTCGAAGAACAGCACGAGGTCACCGGCCGCCGCTGCGCCGAAGATGCGTTCCAGGTTCTTCTCGGTCTCGCCGATGTACTTGCTGACCACCGATGACAAGTCCACTTTGTACAGGTCGAGGCCGAGTTCGCCGGCGACGATCTCCGCCGCGAGTGTCTTGCCCGTACCCGACGGGCCGGAGAACAACGCCACCACACCGGTCGACGGCAACGGCGAGAAGCCCCAGTCCCGGTAGACCACTGTCCTGCGCCTGTACCGTGCGACCAGTTCACGGACCTGCGCGGTCTGGTCGGCGGGCAGCACCAGATCCTTCATCGCGCGGCGCGGCCGGATCCGGACCGACAGGCCGTCCAGGTGCCCGCCCGCGAGCCTGCGGACCCCGGCGGCGACCTGCGCCGGATCGCCCGCCGACGCGGCTGTGACGAGCCGCAACTGCTCGCGTGACAACGGGAACGCCGGGTCGGGGGACGTGCCAAGCGCTTGCGCCCAGTCGTCCGCCGAGGCCAGGCCGGAGTCGAGCCGGATCTCCTGCCACGGCCTGCGCGGCAACGCGTCCAGCGCGAGCTCCTTCGGCGAGCTGAGCACCCAGCTGAGGTGGTCGGCGCGGTCGATCCAGTCGGCGGCGTCCCGGCTGGGCGGGTCGGTCAGGTCGAGCACGATCGCGCGGTCGCCGACACCGGCTTCCCGTACCACCGCGGCCCATTCGGCCTGTGACGACGGCATCGGGCACGCCAGCAGCGGCTTGCCCGGCCACCGATCGCGCACCGCGGCGAGCCTGCTGTCCTTGTCGGCGCCGGTCACCAGCAGCAGCGAGGCGTCAACCGAGCCGATCCCCGCCGCGTCCAGCCGATGGGTACCGGCGGGCAGCGCCGAATCCGTCGAGACGTCGCCGGCCAATGCCCACGTCAGCCGCGGCGCGGGCCAGCACATCCTGGTCGCCCACGGCCCGTCGGTGCCGATCTCCACGAACTCGGCACGCCGCAGCGGCGCGTCCGGAGCGACACACCGGGCATCGAGGATCCGGCTCAAGCTGGCCACGGTGAGCCGTGGCAGCTGCACGTTGTCCTGGAAGTACGCGACGAGCCGCATCCGGTGCGGCGACCGTTCCACCGCGAGCAGCACGGCAAGCGCCTGCGCGTCACGGGAATCCAGCCGCGCGGTCCGCGCCAGCCGGTCGAAAGTGGACTGCCCGGACGCCAGCGACTCGTCGAACTGCTTGCGCGCCACCGCGAGCTCCGGGTCCAGCTGACGCAGCAGCGCGTCGACTTTCGCTGCTGCGGGCCCCGCCGCACCCGGCAGTTCGGCGAGTATCCCGTCCACCTCGTCGTGTCCGATGTAGAGCCCGGCGAAGTCGTGCGGCAACAGGCCTTCGCCAAGGCGGCACACCAAAGCCTCGCGCTGCAGCAGGGTGTCGGCCATCACCTGCCACGGCGGCGCGGAACGGATGAGGCCATCGCGGAGCACTGCACCCCCGGATCGTCACAGGACAACGTCGCGCCTGAAATTAACACCAAGTGGCACCTACCTGCTCGAACAGTGCCCTTTTGGGCACACGAAATGGCGCCCGCACACCGGCGGGGTCCAACATAATGGCGGCATGGCGCGATATTCCGCGGAGCAGATCTACGGGTTCGCGCGCGAGGCGGGGTTCTCCCCCGATCGCGCCGCGACGATGACCGCGATCGCCATGGCCGAGTCCGGCGGCAACGACGGCGCGCACAACCCCGTCGGGGAGAACAGCAAAGGCCTGTGGCAGATCAACCAGGCCGCGCACCCGAAGTTCGCCAGCATCAACCTGTTCGATCCGGTGCAGAACGCCAGGGCGGCCTTCCAGGTCTCCAAGGGCGGTGACGACATCTCGCCGTGGACGACGACGCACAAGGGCTCCGCCGCGAAGTACCTGAAGTACAAGGAGCAAGCGCAGGCGGCTGCCGAGGCGTACGGCGACGGGCCCAACCGGGGTATGTGGACCGGTGTGTCCGGCTACGGCGACCACACGTCCGCGGGCGACGCGCGCGGTGGCGGCCAGGGCGTCGCGCCGACGCAGTCCGCCGCGTCCACCAGCGCCAGCGACAACGTCAACGTCCGCCAGGCCGCGGTGGCCCCGGCTGCGGACGCGCCGGCTGAGCAGCAGGCCGGCGCGCAGTTCGGCGCCCCGCTCGACGGTGACGCGCCTGTCGGCCCGGACGGTGTGCAGAGCATGGCCGCCGGTACGAACGATCCCAGCGCGCCCGCGGAGAAACAGGCAGGTGCCCAGTTCGGCGCACCGTTGGACGAAGACCGTGCGCCAGGCGCCCAGCAGCCCGCGACAACGACACCGGCGCCGAGTCAGACCATGGGGCAGCAGTCGGTCCCCCCGGGTGACGGCACCAAGCTGCAGACGTTTCTCAACTCGGCCGTGGCGCAAACCGGCGACAAGTACGTCTTCGGTCACGAGGTGAGCGTCAGCGACCGTAACCCGAGCACGTTCGACTGCTCCGAACTGGTCGAATGGGCCGCGGGGCAGGCAGGCGTGAAGGTGCCGGACGGTTCGTGGCTGCAGTACCGGCAGCTGGCCAACGGCGGGACCACCATGTCGGTCGAGCAGGCGCTCAAGACACCGGGTGCGCTGCTGTTCAGTTTCTCGTCCGACCCGATGAAGGGCGGTCGTCCGTCGGCCGCGCACGTGGCGATCAGCTTGGGCAACGGCAAGACGATCGAGGCCAAGGGCACGCAGTACGGCGTCGGGTCGTGGGAGGCCAACACCAAGCGCTTCCAGTACGCGGGCTACTTGCCGGAGATGGGTGCGGGCATCGGCAACATCCCGCCGCCCCCACCTCCCCCGCCGCCGACGGACACGTTCACACACCGCGTGAACACCGACCCGGCGCCGATGGACCGCAACCCGTCCACGGTCGCCGCCAGTCACCAGATGACCAACGCGGAACCGCCACCCGCACCGGCACCACCGCCTCCCCCGCCACCACCTCCGCCGCCTCCGGCCGACGCGCCGCAGGCTCCCGCCACGCAGGCGCGGTCCGACGACGACCTCGACCACGACAACCAGGACGACGGCATTCAGAACGCGCACAACTGGATCGCACCGGAGGACCACTCGTTGCCGGACGACCACAACGCTCCTGACCACGACTTCGGTCACGACCCCACCCCCGGGCACTGACGATGACCGGATCACGCAACGCGGCCGAGACCGCCGAGATGCTCGAGCTGATCGACACCGCGATCACCGAGACCCGCTCGGCCGGGCGGCCCGACCTGGCCGAGAAGCTGATCAAGTGCCGTCGCCAGCTCACCACGGGCGCGTGGCACGTGCTGGTCGCGGGCGAGTTCAAGAAGGGCAAGAGCGCACTGGTCAACGGCTTGCTCGGGGTGCCGGTGTGCGGGGTCGACGCGGTCGCGTTCACGGCCGTGCCGACGTCGATCAAGCACGGCGACAAGCCGACCGCCTACCTGGTCACCGACGCGCCCGCGGACGCGCCGCAGCTGCCGCCGCCGATCAAGGTCGACATCAGGAAGGCGGCCGAGTACGCCAGGACCGGGCTGGCCGACGACGGCACCCGGCTGCGCGCGATCGAGACCACGCTGAAACGCCAGATCCTGGCCGACGGGCTCGTCCTGATCGACACGCCGGGGCTCGGCGGCGGATTCGCCGCTGCCGCCGCGGCGGCGACGATGCGGGCGCTCGCACTGGCCGACGGTGTGATCGTGGTGACCGACGCGTCGCAGGAGCTGACCGCGGCCGAGGTCGACTTCGTCAGGCACGCGGCCGACGTCTGCCCGAACCTGATCGTGGTGCTCACCAAGACCGACTTCTACCCGCAGTGGCAGCGGATCCTCGAGCTGGACCGGCAGCACCTGCGGGACGCGGGGATCGAAGCCGAGATCGTGGCGGTGTCGTCGACGCTGCGCGAGCTGGCGCTGGACACCGGCGACCCGGCGCTCAACGCCGAATGCGGCTTCCCGGTGCTGGTCGAACGCTTGGGTTCGCGGTTGCTCGCCGACCACGCCGCGAAGTCCGTGCTCGCCGCGGCCGGTGTCGTGCGCAACTCGTTGCGCCAGGTCGCCGAGACGCTGGAGACCGAGCACAAGGCGTTGACCAAGCCGGAGGAACGCCAGGCCACCATCCGCAAGGTGGAGGCCAGCGGCGAGCGCGCGAAGGCGTTGTCCAGTCCGTCGGCGCGGTGGCTGAACACGATCACCGACCGGTTCGCCGACATCCAGGCGAACGTGGACGCGGACCTGACCGACTGCTCGCGCAGGCTGGAGAACGAGGTCACCAAACGGATCAAGGAGGGCGACCCGACCAAGGAGTGGGCGGAGATCGTGCCGTGGCTGCAGAAACGCGCGAACGAGGAGATGACCGACGCGCACACGCGGCTGATCCGGCAGATCGACGAACTCGCCGAGGACGTCGCGGCCCTGTTCGACGCGACCGCCGAGCAGGTCGAGGCGATCGGCAGGGGCGACATGTCGATCGGGCCCGACCTGAAGCTGGAGAACCTGGCCAGCAAGAAGGGCGGCAAGCTCGAGGTCGGGATGCACGCCGCCCGCGGCTGGTCGCTGTCCAGCTCGATCGTGACGACCGTGCTGGTCACGACACTGGCGCCGAGCCTGCTCATCGTCCTGCCGATCACGGCCGCGCTGGGGTCGGTGTTCGCGTGGCGCGCCGTGCGCAGCTACAAGACCACGAAGGTCGACGCGGCCCGTGCCGAGGCTCTCCGCGCGGCGGCGGTGTACCTCAACCAGGCCAGAGTGGACGCCAACCGCGCGTCCTACGACCTGATCCGGCACAGCCGCGGCAAGATCCGTGACTACTACCTGGATCAGGCGCAGGAAATGGTCTCGGCGGCCAAACACGAGCAGGAAGCCGCGATGCGTGCGGTACAGGCCGACGCGCAGGCAGCGGCAACCCGTGGTACGGCGGCGAAGGCGGAGCTCGACCGCGTGTCGGCGCTGCTGGCTACCGCGGAACGGGTGTCGACGCAGAGGGGCCGGTCGTGACAGTTTCCCTTGCCGCCCGGGTCCGTTCACTGCTCAACGACGCGGTGCAGGCCTACCAGGGCCGTCAGGGCGGGCGGGTCCTCAACGACGTCGCCAGGCACCTCGACGGTCCGCTGCGGGTGGCGATCGCGGGCCGGGTGAAGGCCGGGAAGTCCACTTTGCTCAACGCGCTCGTCGGCACGCGCATCGCCGCGACCGACGCGGGCGAGTGCACGAGGATCGTGACGTGGTACTTCCGCGGCCAGCAGCCGCGGGCGACCGCCTTTCCGCACGCCACGAGGCCTGTGGGGCTCGCACTCGACCACGACGGCAGCCGCTACGCGCTCGACCTCGGCACGCTGGACGTGGAGACCGTCGACCGGATCGAGGTGGCGCTGCCCAGCGACTGGCTCGGCCAGATGACGCTGGTCGACACCCCGGGGATGGGATCGCTGACCGAGTCGGCCGGTCGCAGGACGCAGGACTTCCTCGGCGAGACGGCCAGTGTGGACGCGGTGCTGTACCTGATGCGGCACTTGCACTCCACGGACATCGACTTCCTTGACGCCTTCAACGACAGCGACGCGTCCGACAGCACACCTGTCAACGCGGTCGGCGTCCTTTCCCGTGCCGACGAGGTCGGTGGCGGGGACGACGACGCGATCGCGCACGCCGGGAAGGTGGCGGCCGGGTACCGTGCCGATTCCCGGATCCGCAGCCTGGTGCACACGGTCCTGCCGGTCGCCGGTCTGCTGGCGGAGGCGGCCGCGACCATGAGCGAGAAGGAATTCGCTGACCTGAAGGCGATCGCTTCGGCCAGTGACGGTGCGACGATGCCGCTGTTGTTGTCGGCTGGGCGGTTCGTGTCGCCGACACGCGCGGTCATGGTGGATCCCGAGTCGCGCGGGCGGCTGCTGTCGATGCTCGGCCTCTACGGGCTGCGGCTCAGTTTGGAATCCATGCGTTCCGGCAACGTCGACCGCGGGCAGCTGTGCACACTGTTGCGGGAACGCAGTGGCCTCAGCGAACTGCGGCACCTGCTGCTGACCCAGTTCGCGCAACGCCGTGACGTGTTGAAGGCCGACGGTGCCTTGCGAGCCATCGAGTCGATCACCCGCAACGACCCGATTCCGGCCGCGCCACGCCTGCGTCAGGCGGTTGAGCGTTTGCGCGCGGGGGCACACGAGCTGACCGAGCTGCGGTTGCTGACGGAGCTGCGGACAGGGTCGGTGCAGGCGCCGACTGAGCAGATCGCCGTGATGGAACGTCTGCTCGGTGGGCAGGGCGCTTCGGTGGCGGATCGGCTGAACCTGCGCCCGGATGCTCCTTTTGAGACTGTCAACGCCGCGATCAGCGGGATGCACGGGCATTGGCGGCGGGTGGCGCAGAACCAGCTGATCGATCCCAGTTTCACGCGTGCCGCCCAGGTGTTGCAGCGGACCTGCGAGGGGCTGGCCGCCGCTGTCCGGATGGCTCCGCAGCGCCCGCAGCCACCGCAAGGGGGCGACCGGCAGGCGCCACCGCGGCGCCACCCGGGTCCGCCGCCGGTGGACAAGACGGAGACCATCCGCAAGCCGCCGTCTCCCGAGGACAAGACCACCGCGTTCCAGCGTCCGACGAACGTCCCGCGCGGTCCGGGCAACGGCTGAGCCCGGGATTGACGCCCGACCTGACTGCAACTACGGTTGTTGCAGTTAAGTCGGGCGCACAGGGGGCACGGTGAGTCTCAGCAGCAGGAGCGCGGTGGCGATCCACGCGCTCACGATGCTGGCGCGCTGGGACCGCTCGCTGACGTCCGCCGAGATCGCGGACAGCCTGGCGAGCAACCCGGTGCTCGTCCGACGCATCCTGGGCAGCCTGCGGGACGCCGACCTGGTGTTGTCCACCGAGGGACGCGGCGGCGGCTGGCTGCTCGCCCGTCCAGCACGGGAGATCACGCTGTACGACGCGTACACAGCGGTGGAAGCGGGGCCGATCCTGTCGCGGCACGCGCATCCACCCAGCGACGCCTGCGAGGTCGGACGGCACATGCAGAACCTGCTCGAGATGGAGTTCCAGGACGCGGAACAGGCCATGCGGGAACGTCTCGGCCGAACGACCATCGATCACCTGGTCCAGCAAGTGCTGGCCAGCGAGCGCGCCCACCAGCGCCACTGACCGACACCACGGCGGAGGTGAACCCTCCGCTTTTTCACACCCAAACTGCAACCATTTTGGTTGCAGTAAGACTTGTGTGGAGGAACCCCATGACCACAACGGAACGAACCGGCTCAGGGCCGGCCCTGCTGGCGGTGCTCATGCCGGCGGTGCTCGTCACGGTCGTCGCCAGCGACATGGTCAACCTCATGCTCCCGTCGATCGGCGCCCAGTTCGGGGCCTCCGAAGCGGAACTCGCGTGGGTCGTCACCGGCTTCCTGCTGACGTTCGCGGTCGGCATCCCGTTCTACGGCCGAGTCTCCGACCGCGTGAGCCTGCGACGGCTCTTCGGTTTCGCACTGGTGACCTACGCGGCCGGGAGCCTGGTCTGCGCGCTCGCCCCGGATCTGCTCGTCCTCGTGCTCGGCCGGATCGTGATGGGTGTCGGCGCCGCCGCGCTGCCGGTCCTCTCGATCATCGCCGTCACCAGGTTGCTGCCGCCGGGCAAACGAGGCATGGGAATCGGCGTCGTCTCGGCGGCCACGGGCATCGGCACCGCCGCCGGACCGGCACTGGGCGGCGGGATCGGCCAGGCCTTCGGGTGGCCCGCGCTGTTCTGGCTCATGTTCGTGGTCGCGTTGGTCCTGCTTCCCGCCGCGTGGCGCGTGCTGCCGGGCGAGCCGTCCACGGGCACCGCCCGGTTCGACCTCGCCGGAGGTCTCCTGCTGGGCCTCGGCGCCGGGCTTTTCCTGTTCGGCATCACCCAGGCCCAGGTCGCTGGTTTCGCCGCGCCTTCGTCGTGGGTCAGCCTCGTGGTGGCGGTCGCGGTGATCGGGCTCTCCGGGTGGCGTACGGTTCGCGTCGCGCGACCGTTTGTCCCACCCGCGTTGTTCACCAACCGGGTCTACCGGATCGCCGTTCTCGTCGCGTCCATGGCCATGACCGTCAACCTCGGCGTCCTGGTATTCGTCCCACTGCTGGTGGTCGACGTCAACGGGCTCACCCCAGGGGCCGGGGCGCTGGTCATGGTCCCGGCGGGGGTCGCCGTCACGCTCCTGTC
This window contains:
- a CDS encoding ATP-binding protein codes for the protein MLRDGLIRSAPPWQVMADTLLQREALVCRLGEGLLPHDFAGLYIGHDEVDGILAELPGAAGPAAAKVDALLRQLDPELAVARKQFDESLASGQSTFDRLARTARLDSRDAQALAVLLAVERSPHRMRLVAYFQDNVQLPRLTVASLSRILDARCVAPDAPLRRAEFVEIGTDGPWATRMCWPAPRLTWALAGDVSTDSALPAGTHRLDAAGIGSVDASLLLVTGADKDSRLAAVRDRWPGKPLLACPMPSSQAEWAAVVREAGVGDRAIVLDLTDPPSRDAADWIDRADHLSWVLSSPKELALDALPRRPWQEIRLDSGLASADDWAQALGTSPDPAFPLSREQLRLVTAASAGDPAQVAAGVRRLAGGHLDGLSVRIRPRRAMKDLVLPADQTAQVRELVARYRRRTVVYRDWGFSPLPSTGVVALFSGPSGTGKTLAAEIVAGELGLDLYKVDLSSVVSKYIGETEKNLERIFGAAAAGDLVLFFDEADSLFGKRSEVSDAHDRYANIEVAYLLQRLESYDGLVVMATNLQRNIDDAFLRRISVSIDFETPDEPQREQIWRQAFPPGAPVGELDYAFLAKQFRITGGIIRNAALGAGFLAADEDAPVTMERVALALKREFQKMGRLRTETEFDRYFKLVNGDGHAEPA
- a CDS encoding NlpC/P60 family protein is translated as MARYSAEQIYGFAREAGFSPDRAATMTAIAMAESGGNDGAHNPVGENSKGLWQINQAAHPKFASINLFDPVQNARAAFQVSKGGDDISPWTTTHKGSAAKYLKYKEQAQAAAEAYGDGPNRGMWTGVSGYGDHTSAGDARGGGQGVAPTQSAASTSASDNVNVRQAAVAPAADAPAEQQAGAQFGAPLDGDAPVGPDGVQSMAAGTNDPSAPAEKQAGAQFGAPLDEDRAPGAQQPATTTPAPSQTMGQQSVPPGDGTKLQTFLNSAVAQTGDKYVFGHEVSVSDRNPSTFDCSELVEWAAGQAGVKVPDGSWLQYRQLANGGTTMSVEQALKTPGALLFSFSSDPMKGGRPSAAHVAISLGNGKTIEAKGTQYGVGSWEANTKRFQYAGYLPEMGAGIGNIPPPPPPPPPTDTFTHRVNTDPAPMDRNPSTVAASHQMTNAEPPPAPAPPPPPPPPPPPPADAPQAPATQARSDDDLDHDNQDDGIQNAHNWIAPEDHSLPDDHNAPDHDFGHDPTPGH
- a CDS encoding dynamin family protein, translating into MTGSRNAAETAEMLELIDTAITETRSAGRPDLAEKLIKCRRQLTTGAWHVLVAGEFKKGKSALVNGLLGVPVCGVDAVAFTAVPTSIKHGDKPTAYLVTDAPADAPQLPPPIKVDIRKAAEYARTGLADDGTRLRAIETTLKRQILADGLVLIDTPGLGGGFAAAAAAATMRALALADGVIVVTDASQELTAAEVDFVRHAADVCPNLIVVLTKTDFYPQWQRILELDRQHLRDAGIEAEIVAVSSTLRELALDTGDPALNAECGFPVLVERLGSRLLADHAAKSVLAAAGVVRNSLRQVAETLETEHKALTKPEERQATIRKVEASGERAKALSSPSARWLNTITDRFADIQANVDADLTDCSRRLENEVTKRIKEGDPTKEWAEIVPWLQKRANEEMTDAHTRLIRQIDELAEDVAALFDATAEQVEAIGRGDMSIGPDLKLENLASKKGGKLEVGMHAARGWSLSSSIVTTVLVTTLAPSLLIVLPITAALGSVFAWRAVRSYKTTKVDAARAEALRAAAVYLNQARVDANRASYDLIRHSRGKIRDYYLDQAQEMVSAAKHEQEAAMRAVQADAQAAATRGTAAKAELDRVSALLATAERVSTQRGRS